A window of Hymenobacter siberiensis genomic DNA:
GTAGCGCTGGCCGGGCTTGAAATCAGCCGAGAGCGCCACGTTAAGAATGCGGCTGCGGCCAAAGCCGGTATCCGCCAGCTCGTCGCTCACGGGCCGGTTGGGGGTGAAGGCGCGGCCGGGCACGTCGTAGATAAGCCGGTCGGTGGTGTTGTACAGCTCATGGCGATCGAAGTAGGCGGCGGTGGTGAGCAGGGTCAGGCCGTTCACCGGCTCCGTCAGGTAGCTCAGCTCGGCCCCGTCGCGGCGGTAAAGCTTGGCGTAGTTGCGGTTATCAAACAGCGTGTAGAGCGTGTTGATGAGCGGCGTCACCTGCGAATTCTTGTCGAAATTCTCGATGGTACGGCCGGCTTTCAGGCCGATTTGCTGGCGGCGGGCCGGGTGCAGCTGCCAGCTAGCGTCTAAACTGGGATTCAGCTCGTTGCTGCTGAAACCGTAGCGCAGCACCGGTGTGATGCTGAAATTCCGTCGGTCGTCGGTACGCTTCCGGAAGGTAGCCTGGGCGTTGAGCACGGCGCCTTCCACGGTGTTGTACTGGAAAATACGCGATACCGGCAGCACGTAGAACGACGTCTTCTTGAAGCTGTTGACGTACGTGTAGCCGCCCATCAGCAGGTTGATGGGCTCGAACTCGTTGCGCTTGCGGTCCATCGAGTCCTGGTAAGGGCGCGAGCGGCGGAGGACTTCGGTGCTGTCCTTCACCTGGTAATCCTTCGTTTCCTCGGCCGTGAGGGGCACCGGGCGCACGGCGTCCCAATAGGCCAAGTCGCGCTCGTTCACGCCTTTTTCTACCAGCTGCACCTGGCCGCGCGGCATCTGGGCGAAGATGTCGTTTTTGAGGGAATCGCGCGCGGCCTGCTTCACTTTTTTGCGCACCTGGGCATTGAGGCCGCGCAGGTCGGGCTTGCGTTTGCGGATTTGAGCGGCGGTTTCCTGGCCCACGGGGGCGGCGTTTTTGCCCTCGACTATCACGGGCGGCGCGGCTTTGGGCGCGGGCGGCGTGGGGTAGGTAGGCACCACGTTGGCATAGTTGGAAAGCACGGCCGTGATGTAGCCCGAACCCTTAAAACCCAAGCCCGATAAGTTGGCTGTAACCTGCTGCGACTGAATAAGCCAGACGTTGGCATTGCCCGGCGCGGGCGCGTACTGCTGGGCCAGGTGCAGTTCGTCTACATAGTCGAGCTGGGCATCCTTATCGAGGTGCAAATCGACGGAGTGAATGCGCCACGAGCCGTCCACGATGTAGATGTAGCCCGCAAAAACGGGGTCAGTGCGGCGGCGCGGCAGCACCCGTATTTTGTGCACCAGCACTCCGCCCTGTGGGGTACTGCCCACCAGCTCGTACTTGTAGAACAGCATGGCATTGCCCGCAATGGGCGACACAAAGCCGCGCTCCGAAAACCCGGGGTTTATCAGGTTTTCATAGAAAGTCAGGTTGCGCCCCGCGCTGGCCCGGTTGAAGCTAATGCCCCGCGAGTCGCCGCTGATGCGGCTCGACAACATGCGCTCCTTCACGATGTTGGGCTGCGTGAAGCTGAAATCGGACAGGGTTTCGGACAGGTAAAAAATACCTTTCTTAATATCCGGCCCCAGCTTAAACAAGCCCATAATTTTGGCCGGCGTCTCGTTGATGCGGCCCAGGGCTTTGATGTAGATGCGGGCGCGGTAGGCGGCCACCTCGCGCTTGTGGTAGGCCCGCCACTGCTGCGCCTCCTGGATGATGGCATAAGCCGGGTCGCGGTCGGAGGATTTCACCAGTACCTCGCCCAAGCTGTAGGCCTCGGGCTGGAGCGTGATGTTGACGGTGAGCGTAGAGTCACCGCCCGGCACGCGCACCGGCTCAATATGCTGCTTGTAGCCCACATACTGGAACACCAAATCGTACTGTCCAGCCGGCAGCCGCAGCAGGAACTGGCCCTGCTCGTTGGCCCCCGTGCTAGTGGCCGCGCCGCGCACAGCCACATTGGCAAAGGCCAGGCCCGCCTTGTTGGCCCCGCTCACTGTGCCCCGGATTACGCCGGCGCAGCTGAGAAATGGCGCGGCAATCAGCAGCAGCGCAAGAAGTAACCAGCGTAAAGAAATTTGCAACATAAAATCGATGGGCAGAAAAAAGGCACCCCCAAGGTACGCCCCGCCCGCAACTGATGCATGCGGAGGGCCCAAAGGTTGCCTGACATTGTGCCGCCCGGCCGATGGCAGCGCGTAATAATCAGTACCGGAATTGGTAACGAACCGCCCGGCGCGTTGTTTTCCATTACTTGCCGCCCGAAACCCTGCCCCTCATGTTCAAAAATTCCGATAAAGCCCCCAAGCAGTACACGCCCGGCGAGGCCCTGCAAAAAATCGCCGCCTTCTGCGCCTACCAGGAGCGCAACCAGAAAGAAGTCGAGCAAAAGCTAAAATCCTACGGCCTCGACGAGGACGAAGCCGGCGAAATCATCATCCGCCTGAGCCGCGAAAAGCTACTGGACGAGGAGCGGTTTGCCCAGTCGTTCGTGCGCGGCCACTACCGAAACAAGAAGTGGGGCCGCCGCCGCATCATACAGGAGCTGAAGCAGAAAGGCATCAGCGAATACTGCATCAAATCGGGCCTGAAGGAGATTGATGGCGAAGAATACTACCAGAACCTGGTGGACGTGATGGAGAAAAAGGACCGCCAGGAAAAGGAGAAAAACCCACGCGTGCGCCGCATGAAAATCTCGCAGTACCTCACCGGCAAAGGCTACGAGCAGGACCTGATAAAAATGGCGCTCGATGAGCTGGGCAAAGCGCCGGAAGACGATGAGTAGCATAGAGCGTTCCGGAACGGTCATGCCGAGCGCAGCCGAGGCATCTCGCGTGCCATCACTAACCTATTCTATCAATTGAGTTACTACTCCATGCGAGATGCCTCGGCTGCGCTCAGCATGACCGTTCTACTGCTTCGGCCCCACTCTTGGCATCACCAATTGCTGCCCGATTATCACCCGCCGCCCGGTGAGCGTACGCAGCATGGGCACGAGAATCTGCTCGGCGTTGCGCTGGGTTTCGGCCAGGATGCCTGATTGCAGGGCGGCATTGCGGACCTGCTTTTCGGCGTATTTGTAGCCCTGGTCCACAAGGTCGGCATCCTGAAAAAAGCCGTTTTCGGTACTGAATACGCGGCTTTGGTCGTGGTTCACCTGGAAGGAGCACAGCTCCGGCGCAGGCAGCACCACGCGCACAATGGAGTCGCCCTCAAACACGACATCCTGCGGGCGGATTTTGCGCAGGTCGAGGCAGCCCACGGCTTCGCCGCCCACCACGAGGGCCACTTTGGCATCGGGCAGCAGCGGGTAGCGGCTGGCCCGGCGGTACTCCACAATGTCCTTGAACTTGTAGCGCACCAACTCCAGCTTGCCCAGGGCCTCTACCTGGGTGAGAACCGTGTTGTGCGTCACGGTGACTTTGGGCTCGGTATTCAGCGGGTTGAGGTCGGCGAGGGTGGGGCCTATTTTCTTCCAGAGAAACCAGCCGAGGGCAAGCAGAAACAACAGGGGCAAGAGGCGACGCATGAGGCGGGGCAGCATAGGTGTTAGGATTAGCATCTACTTGTACGAGCGAATTGCCAAAAGCTACTGCTTATCCGGGGTTGTGGCAGCCACAGTGTAGCTTTGGCCGGTGACTCTTTCTTCCTCTCCCCCCGCCCCGGGCCTTGGCCCACGCCTGTGGCGCGGGCACGGCTGGCTGTTGCTGGCCCTCTGGCTGATGGTGCAAGTGGCTTTCCTGCTGCGCTATCACGGCCCGCACTACGCCAACGACAGCGCCCGCTACCTCGAATACGCCGCCAACCTGGCCGAGCACGGCTACTATAAAATCGAACCGGGCACGGCCCCCACGACCATTGCCAACAACGGCATCGGTAATTTTCAGTACGAGCACAACCAGCGTTACATCCTATATCCCTGGTTCCAAAGCGTGTGGCTGCGGCTGCACGCGGGGTGGTGGGGCATTGTGCTGGGGCAGCTGGCTGTTTCGGGCGTAGCCGCCAGGGCCCTGTACCAAGCATTGCGGCAGCTACTGGCCGGCCGGCGCGGTGCGGCCGCGCTGGCAACCGGCTTGTTTATTCTGTGGCCCGACGTGCAGCAGTTCAACAGCTACCTGCTCACCGAATCACTATTCATCAGCTTATCGGTCCTCTCCTTCTGGGCCTTTGTGCAAGTACGCAATGGGGGCTGGCAAGCCTGGGTTACGCTCATCATCCTGCTGTTGCTCACGGCCCTGGTACGGCCCAATGGCTTTGTGGTAACCGGCGCAGCCGTTCTGGCTGGGCTGGCCTCGCTCTACAGTCAGCGCCGCCGGCTATTCTGGCTGGTGGTAGCCGGAGCGGTGCTGGCTACCCCATTGGCAGTGTGGTGGCTTAATTATCAGCTGGTCAGCTTTTTTATCGTCGAAACGTATTTGCGCGGCGAGCTCATGTTTGCTACGCCGGTGTGGGCTATCCACCCAAGCACT
This region includes:
- a CDS encoding DUF5686 and carboxypeptidase regulatory-like domain-containing protein, with the protein product MLQISLRWLLLALLLIAAPFLSCAGVIRGTVSGANKAGLAFANVAVRGAATSTGANEQGQFLLRLPAGQYDLVFQYVGYKQHIEPVRVPGGDSTLTVNITLQPEAYSLGEVLVKSSDRDPAYAIIQEAQQWRAYHKREVAAYRARIYIKALGRINETPAKIMGLFKLGPDIKKGIFYLSETLSDFSFTQPNIVKERMLSSRISGDSRGISFNRASAGRNLTFYENLINPGFSERGFVSPIAGNAMLFYKYELVGSTPQGGVLVHKIRVLPRRRTDPVFAGYIYIVDGSWRIHSVDLHLDKDAQLDYVDELHLAQQYAPAPGNANVWLIQSQQVTANLSGLGFKGSGYITAVLSNYANVVPTYPTPPAPKAAPPVIVEGKNAAPVGQETAAQIRKRKPDLRGLNAQVRKKVKQAARDSLKNDIFAQMPRGQVQLVEKGVNERDLAYWDAVRPVPLTAEETKDYQVKDSTEVLRRSRPYQDSMDRKRNEFEPINLLMGGYTYVNSFKKTSFYVLPVSRIFQYNTVEGAVLNAQATFRKRTDDRRNFSITPVLRYGFSSNELNPSLDASWQLHPARRQQIGLKAGRTIENFDKNSQVTPLINTLYTLFDNRNYAKLYRRDGAELSYLTEPVNGLTLLTTAAYFDRHELYNTTDRLIYDVPGRAFTPNRPVSDELADTGFGRSRILNVALSADFKPGQRYISRPDGKFNLGSKWPTFNVQGRLAVPHALGADVRYLLLQAGVRDNVPLGLLGASSFRVSVGGFVGKQEGMTFIDYRHFSGNQTLLAGNFSEFQLLDYYRFSTNNTYLEAHYDHHFNGFIFNKVPLFRKLKWQEVVSFNYLTTAQAGHYVELGAGVEHIFKVLRVDFYTALQSGQRLGTGFRIGVGF
- a CDS encoding regulatory protein RecX; translated protein: MFKNSDKAPKQYTPGEALQKIAAFCAYQERNQKEVEQKLKSYGLDEDEAGEIIIRLSREKLLDEERFAQSFVRGHYRNKKWGRRRIIQELKQKGISEYCIKSGLKEIDGEEYYQNLVDVMEKKDRQEKEKNPRVRRMKISQYLTGKGYEQDLIKMALDELGKAPEDDE
- a CDS encoding DUF4230 domain-containing protein, producing MRRLLPLLFLLALGWFLWKKIGPTLADLNPLNTEPKVTVTHNTVLTQVEALGKLELVRYKFKDIVEYRRASRYPLLPDAKVALVVGGEAVGCLDLRKIRPQDVVFEGDSIVRVVLPAPELCSFQVNHDQSRVFSTENGFFQDADLVDQGYKYAEKQVRNAALQSGILAETQRNAEQILVPMLRTLTGRRVIIGQQLVMPRVGPKQ